From the Corythoichthys intestinalis isolate RoL2023-P3 chromosome 6, ASM3026506v1, whole genome shotgun sequence genome, the window CTCCCGCATCATTACGAGCTCTACAGATATAATTCCCTCGGTCATGGAGAGTGGTTTCATGCACAACTAGAGTACCATTTTCTAGCAAAGTGTAGCGTCCGAGGACTTGAGGCATGTTGAGAGTGTGGCCCACAGGAAGAGTCCAGTAAATCCTGGGTTTTGGACTTCCTTCAGAAAGACAGTGAAGGAAAAGAGGATTCCCGAACATAGTGCGTATAATGCCTCTTGGCCTTGTAAGGATGTAAGGCTTCTGCCCCACATCCAAAATGATAAGCTTTTCAATGTAGCCCATTATGTTCTTCGCACCACAGCGGTATTTCCCAGCATCCTCAACACGAGAGTTATAGATGACCAAAGTCCCATCGTTATCTCCATGTATGTGGGCGTTATACCCACTTGTAAGCCGTGTTCCGTTTGGCAAGATCCAGGAAATATGTGGCTTTGGGTGTCCATCAGCAGAGCAGTTGAGAACATTGGTTTTCCCTAATGGAGAGACAATCCGTTCATTGAAAGGGTTTTTGAAAATGGGCCTTCGAAGCATATTTGTGACCTCGAGCTGTATCACTAATACAGACTCTCCTCCATCATTTGCTGCCATGCAAATGAACTCTCCCGTATCAGTAGGACGTACATTACGAATTTCCAAGGTTCCATTATGATGGACATTAATCCTACCTCCGAAGTATGGTGCCCTCAGAAAGATATTATCTGGCATTATCCAGGTGATGGTTGGAGTTGGATTGCCTTCAGCTTTACAGTCCATTAGTTTCCTGGAATATTTTGTAGAAAAATCTTTCAATACAGTCCTATTCTGATGATAGCCATTAATAACAGGTGGGTTACGACCAATTTCAAGTTTGTAAACCCTTCTGTTTTCACCACCTGGATTGCGAGCCATGCAAACATATTCTCCACTATCGATCGACTTTGCATTCCTTATATCCAAAGAGCCATTTACATGTAACAAGTAGCGTTCATTCGATGCTGCTATGACGTCATTGGTGGGTAACATCCACAGGATCCTGGGTTTGGGTTCACCAACTGCTTCACAGTCAAAGCGGATGTTATCTCCAGGTTTCAATCTGGCAAAGGTCTCACTGTCTTGACGTATAATGGGAGCAGCAGTCACCACTGTGATAtgaacatgcatttcatctttcCCCACTTGGTTTTCAGCAAAACAAGTGTAGTCTCCTTCCTCTGACATGCCAACCTAAACGAAAATGCAAGAAATAAGCTGTTAGGACTATttaaactaacaaaaaaaaaaaaacattttagagtAACAATAGAGTGTAGTTCACTCACTTGATTCACATAAAGCGTTCCATTATCAAACAGAGTATAACGTCGTATTCTACTTCCTCCGCTAAAGGAATCAGCCTGCAGAACATCGTTAACAACAGTACCATCTGGTAGTCCCCAGGAGATCTCTGGCTTTGGAGTGCCTGAGGCTTTACAGTCAACCTTCAAGTCCTTACCATACAGAACCTTCTTCTTGCCATGGGGCTTGTGTTCTATCTTAGCCGGCTTCATTGACACCTTCACCCTCATGTGTCGAATATCAACACCATTTATGTTTTTTGCCATACAGTGATAGTCCCCAGCATCTTCGTCAATTGCAGATTTGATTATTAGAGTGCCATTTTCCAGGACTTTGATTCTGCTGCTCATGCTAAGAAATGGGATGAAAATAAAAGGACAAAAAAAGTGGTAAATGgcgagtacttatatagcgctttatctacaaaaacattttttgggtaaATAAATTATGTAAAATCCCACCCCAGTCCCATTAATGACCAGTGTTTCATATTTtgattaatatacagtatgttacaaGTTATTTTCTGTTGTAATTTTATTGCACTGAAAAGCATATGAAAGCAGATTGTCCATTTGACTGAGAGTAAATCTGTTTTACACAATTAACCGGGTTTGTTGTAAATATAATTCtgtactgactgactgactggtgATGGGATCTTACCTATGCCATTGGTCTACCAGTGCTTTAGATGGTAACCTCCACATAATGCTGGGTTTAGGCTTCCCAGTTGCTGTGCAGTTCAGTTTGAGCTGATCCTCAAAATGCAAGTCAGTTAAATGATGGGATGTTGACACTATTTTAGGTGCAGATTCTTGTCTTTCGACAGTCAGAGTCACCACCCTTCGTTCCGAACCTGTAGAGCTGGTTGCAATACATTCATATTTGCCATTGTCAACTAAAGCCACTTCCTGAATTCGGAGAGTTCCGTTATCATAAACAGATATCCTGTTGTCCCAGGCAAATGTATTTGAATCCACGACCAAACCATCGTGCAGCACCCAGTGAATTCTAGGCTGAGGACTACCTTGACCTGTGCAGGGCAGCCATAAGTTTTGGTTTAAAACTGCCTTCATCTGCTCCCGTTTCCCCTCCAAGATACCTGGTGGAGCAGCAACTACATGCAGGCGAACTGTAGCAGTATCAGCTCCAGCTGGATTACTAGCAATGCACTTGTAATGGCCTCTGTCAAAAACAGACACTGGGCTAATAACCAGAGTCCCACCAGAAGTCACTGACACCCTTTCATTATGTGTGCTTTGTCCTCTTACTTGAGTCCGGTTTGCCAGAATCCAAGATATTGTAGGTGCGGGCCGGCCATCTGCCTTACATTTGATCTCCACAGTATTTCCTGCATGAGACTTGACTTCTCTCATTTTTGGCTCTAAAATACGTGAGGGGTAAGCTACCACAGAGAGGGTGACTATAAGTTTGTCTGTCCCATGATCATTCTCAGCAATACAGATATATTGGCCACGGTCCTTTATGTTGGCCTTCTGTATTAACAATGTGCCATTGCTTAACAACTCAAACTTGCTCATTCTTCCATTGATGGCAACTGTGTCTCCTGGATGAGGTAGAAAATAGACACAGAAACATTCAtcttaaaaaaatgcaaatagatTAACATACAGTAAAAGGATGAGACACAGAAATATTCATCTTCAAAAAATGCAAATAGATTAACATACAGTAAAAGGATGAGACACAGAAACATTCATCTTCAAAAAATGCAAATAGATTAACATACAGTAAAAGGATGATAGAAAGTTTTTCTATTTTGGATTAGTTTATCAACTTAAATAGTTTGCTAACTATTGTCTTGCAACTTAGATTTTTGATGATGCCAATATTCTGAGAATGCCTCAGTGACAATTAATCGATAACATGTTACACAATgaatgcatacagtggggcaaataagtatttagtcaaccactaattgtgcaagttctccctcttgaaaatattagagaggcctgtaattgtcaacatgggtaaacctcaaccatgtgagacagaatgtgaaaaaaaaaaaaacagaaaatcacattttttgatttttaaagaatttatttgcaaatcatggtggaaaataggtatttggtcaataccaaaagttcatctcaatactttgttatgtaccctttgttggcaatgacggaagccaaacgttttctgtaactcttcacaagcttttcacacactgttgctggtattttggcccattcttccatgcagatctcctctagagcagtgatgttttggggctgtcgttgggcaacacggactttcaactccctccatagattttctatggggtagagatctggagactggttaggctactccaggaccttgaaatgcttcttacgaaagccactccattgtcatgctgaaagacctagccacgtctcatcttcaatgcccttgctgatggaaggaggttttcactcaaaatctctcgatacatggccccattcattctttcctttacacagatcagttttcctggtccctttgcagaaaaacagccccaaagcatgatgtttccaccccaatgcttcacagcgggtatggtgttcttcggatgcaacccagtattctttctcctccaaacacgagaaccggtgtttctaccaaaaagttctattttggtttcatctgaccataacacattctcccagtcctcttctggatcatccaaatgctctctagctaaccgcagacgggcctggacgtttactttcttcagcaggggaacacgtctggcagtgcaggatctgagtccctggcggcgcattgtgttactgatagtagcctttgttgctgtggtcccagctctctgtaggtcattcactaggtccccccgagtggttctgggattttttgctcaccgttcttgttatcattttgacgccacggggtgagatcttgcatggagccccagatcgagggagattatcagtggtcttgtatgtcttccattttctaataattgctcccacagttgatttctttggtgttggtgttatacttatatagcgctttttcacctttcaaggcgctcaaagcgctttacactatctcgccatctacttactggtgacgcagcaccaggagcaatgtggggttcagtatcttgctcaaggacacttagacgagttcatcagggcggagaatcgaacccacaacctctggttcCGGGGACaagtactctaccactgagccacgccacccctttacaccaatcgttttacctattgcagattcagtcttcccagcctggtgaaggtctacaattttgtctctggtgtccttcgacagctctttggtcttggccatagtggagtttgggggggtgactgactgaggttgtggacaggtgtcttttatactgataatgagttaaaaagggtgccattaatacagataatgagtggagcctcgttagacctcgtgagaagacctctttgactgccagaaatcttgcttttttgttgatgaccaaatacttattttccactctaatttggaaataaattctttaaaaatcaaacaatgtcattttctgtttttctccacattctgtctctcatggttgaggtttacccatgttgacaattacatgcctctctaatcttttcaagtcggagaacttgcacaattggtggttgactaaatacttatttgccccactgtatctgtataTTACCTGTGCTTGAAGAGAAGCGTTTCCAAGATATCACTGGCAGTGGGTCTCCAACAGCCTCACATGGTAGTAGAGCATTTGAGTTGGTCAAAACTGTAAAGCTAGCTGCATTGCCACCAAGTATTTTGGGTTTTCTTGTCGTGAGCATAGTCGTTGGTTGAGAACTAGAAACATTGGGACTGGCTGTGATAAGGATACCTTTTACACTGTTTCTGTTATGTGCGGAAATGTAGTCTTGTTCTCCTATGAGTGTGTTTAGTGTATTAAAAGAAATGGTGTTCTCTGTACTCTCTTTGGTGCCACTTTGCGCTGTAGGTTTTGGTCTCCTTGTTGCTGCTATGTGAGCATTATACCTCTGTGTTGGGGGTGTGATATTGTTGACTCTGTTTTGAGCAGCTGTGTAAGATCTCTCGGATGTAGAAAttctatttgattgaataaatgGTGTTCTCGTTGTATAAGAAATGTCCCAATCGAGTTCCTTGTATACATATGCCTGCTGCTCTGATGTCCCTGTGGTTCTGTCAATTTCTCTTGATGGTGTATAGATTGGAGATTTGGAGACACTTTTCTGCGGGATTAAAGTTGTCTGGATTGTGGTTTCCATAATTGTTTTCTTGTTGTCAAAAATCTTAGTTGAGCTTATTGGAGACAATTGTGTAGTGTTATATTTCTTTGAGGGTCTGTGTCCCATAGATGGCCTCCTTCTTCGTCCTTGGCGCCCCCTCTTTCtaccatatatttttttaggaaaaTCATCTATAAGCCCACCAGACCCATATGCTAGTGCTGTCTCAGGATTTTCCTCTTGGAATGGTTTGACTGTAGGCGGGGAGGCAAGAGTTTGTGATTGTAGTGGTGTTTCAGTAGTGGTCAAGGACTTTGAATAATACGTTGGGGTCATTGTAGTTAGAGCCTGAGCAGTAGGCTTCTGATATGAAGGCTCAAAATCTGCAGAAAACGAATCTCCATAGTCGTCATCAAAcaaagtgacttttgtttctGTTTTCCTGGTTGGGGAAAGAGCCTCCGATTCTTTTGGTACGTGTGATGTTAAAGTGGGTAGAGTGGAAGGAAATGTGGTTAATATTTCAGTTGAAGCCTGAGAAGTAGTTAATGTTTTAGGGGTGGTTGGCTTTCTTTGCCTTCCCTGTATCTTTTTGTTTGTGGTTTTGTCTCTTGCTCCAAATTGTGTAGTGGGTGTGAATAGTTCCATATCTGTGGTTACAAAACCAACAAGAATATATTGTTTATTAGGTCAGGGCAttcaaatcaa encodes:
- the igsf10 gene encoding immunoglobulin superfamily member 10 — encoded protein: MSQMSFPCTMTAYSGFYLRRCLLSLGAVMLFLAVVSPVLGDCPTSCVCSVPAEVHCTFRYLNAVPAQIQPAVERINLGYNSITVLRVNALSGLDQLEILMLHSNLIHSIEDRAFQDQQSLQVLKMSYNKVKELNKQTFKGLESLQRLYMDHNYIDFISPEAFYGLTNLQLVHLEGNHLQQLHPDTFITLRHSQVFKVSSVRTLHLSDNLLTSLPADIFSGCSHLENLFLHGNRWACNCHMNWFPIWMQMHTGVLKCKRDRRYPRGQLCPVCENPTLYHKRPLSFLPGEAFTCEKPWIHPHLKQKNISLDEGDFTPVLPKDFIAPLGSIRMNLTDQFHNDASLSCTVQRPSKFENFSLSMEDVGDDKITTLTTKITTYLACNIGNEHIQNIWQILAAYSESPMTLERGFLLTKSPEMVYRYSQKTVGEDGLHTNIVAEIKALPAWLMQGEVSLQLDRTTTTFSTLHIKYQSVINLRVERTMPRKDHYSWTMIKKDNETKTEHTVITGGVIKLSCHVQGEPKPLLEWILPDGVKVQAPYASEDNRIIIAANGELTLRGADASDTGLYHCIATNYLDADILAFRVTVLSPNVEEADVNGFHISLKQREHILLDCGSSGSPKASVQWILPDDSILERSQGKWRVFENGTLFIEGLTVRDRGFYRCLASNYLGVDLLVSQVAFSESSEVVADFDNGGSGMAIENQVDRTLTDNTITLSGIPSYKPFDRTSKEAKIISDRRHPRFRSPGKDISGGRRGKGRYSISNRRTFGNRVFDKTINKVDPKLFAELMKKTQDGAREHSKKRKTGSESKSVFSNDNEIGSGDVDDDNLILLSTVLPTIYKPQEGSVFGMENRESEITISYNSGVTVPNERENLSTDYTPVHKFIYTHSPVESEKEGVTTYDLMSHNTATLRFDKTTELHSLKSIKMSETVTDSSLGTQPQFSGEYPSEPETSTEVFSFTTDPKFSPMRDSTDPIEVFVHSDPDSQSTITAVTTTERREDQITFHTTQTIKSPPLGSTIISKQHIHIIPHKKSRGGGRKRIFHGRRRIIKPKRITDIQSIINKLMQPSERNTTVPYRIEMTTDMELFTPTTQFGARDKTTNKKIQGRQRKPTTPKTLTTSQASTEILTTFPSTLPTLTSHVPKESEALSPTRKTETKVTLFDDDYGDSFSADFEPSYQKPTAQALTTMTPTYYSKSLTTTETPLQSQTLASPPTVKPFQEENPETALAYGSGGLIDDFPKKIYGRKRGRQGRRRRPSMGHRPSKKYNTTQLSPISSTKIFDNKKTIMETTIQTTLIPQKSVSKSPIYTPSREIDRTTGTSEQQAYVYKELDWDISYTTRTPFIQSNRISTSERSYTAAQNRVNNITPPTQRYNAHIAATRRPKPTAQSGTKESTENTISFNTLNTLIGEQDYISAHNRNSVKGILITASPNVSSSQPTTMLTTRKPKILGGNAASFTVLTNSNALLPCEAVGDPLPVISWKRFSSSTGDTVAINGRMSKFELLSNGTLLIQKANIKDRGQYICIAENDHGTDKLIVTLSVVAYPSRILEPKMREVKSHAGNTVEIKCKADGRPAPTISWILANRTQVRGQSTHNERVSVTSGGTLVISPVSVFDRGHYKCIASNPAGADTATVRLHVVAAPPGILEGKREQMKAVLNQNLWLPCTGQGSPQPRIHWVLHDGLVVDSNTFAWDNRISVYDNGTLRIQEVALVDNGKYECIATSSTGSERRVVTLTVERQESAPKIVSTSHHLTDLHFEDQLKLNCTATGKPKPSIMWRLPSKALVDQWHSMSSRIKVLENGTLIIKSAIDEDAGDYHCMAKNINGVDIRHMRVKVSMKPAKIEHKPHGKKKVLYGKDLKVDCKASGTPKPEISWGLPDGTVVNDVLQADSFSGGSRIRRYTLFDNGTLYVNQVGMSEEGDYTCFAENQVGKDEMHVHITVVTAAPIIRQDSETFARLKPGDNIRFDCEAVGEPKPRILWMLPTNDVIAASNERYLLHVNGSLDIRNAKSIDSGEYVCMARNPGGENRRVYKLEIGRNPPVINGYHQNRTVLKDFSTKYSRKLMDCKAEGNPTPTITWIMPDNIFLRAPYFGGRINVHHNGTLEIRNVRPTDTGEFICMAANDGGESVLVIQLEVTNMLRRPIFKNPFNERIVSPLGKTNVLNCSADGHPKPHISWILPNGTRLTSGYNAHIHGDNDGTLVIYNSRVEDAGKYRCGAKNIMGYIEKLIILDVGQKPYILTRPRGIIRTMFGNPLFLHCLSEGSPKPRIYWTLPVGHTLNMPQVLGRYTLLENGTLVVHETTLHDRGNYICRARNDAGEAVLTVPVVIIAYPPRITTMPPPTLSLMAGTPIRLNCAATGIPKPEITWELPDHSIMSMPQQGRLLGGEVLHPQGTLIVQKLSAFDSGTYKCVAKNYLGSDFKAVYVRVL